One genomic segment of Halanaerobiales bacterium includes these proteins:
- a CDS encoding OsmC family protein — translation MDMSVKWKGGLEFESKLPSGHSVTVDAKKESGGNDNGPRPTELILNGLAGCTGVDVALILGRMKQELVDLEIEVKSERAEEHPKRFTDIHLIYKIKGKDLDEKKVERAIELSEEKYCSASASLNANITSEYIIEEVE, via the coding sequence TGGATTGGAGTTTGAAAGTAAACTTCCATCTGGCCATAGTGTAACAGTTGATGCTAAAAAAGAAAGTGGTGGGAATGACAATGGTCCTCGCCCTACTGAACTTATTTTAAATGGCTTAGCTGGATGTACTGGAGTAGATGTAGCTCTTATATTAGGTAGAATGAAACAGGAATTAGTTGATTTAGAAATAGAGGTTAAATCAGAAAGAGCTGAAGAACATCCCAAAAGATTTACAGATATTCATTTGATTTATAAAATAAAAGGTAAAGATTTAGATGAAAAGAAAGTTGAAAGAGCAATTGAACTATCAGAAGAAAAATATTGTTCTGCCAGTGCTTCTTTAAATGCCAATATTACATCAGAATATATTATTGAAGAAGTTGAATAA